A region of Argentina anserina chromosome 5, drPotAnse1.1, whole genome shotgun sequence DNA encodes the following proteins:
- the LOC126794514 gene encoding uncharacterized protein LOC126794514: MQSSEGPSSMEVEAIANGAGSASGTLPPMPRFKALKAHEMSDGQVQLRRVSVPPHRYTPLKKAWMELYTPIYEQMKIDIRMNLKGRKVELKTRRDTPDISHLQKCADFVQAFMLGFDVIDAIALLRLDELYVESFEIKDVKTLRGEHLSRAIGRLSGKGGRTKFAIENATKTRIVIADTKIHILGSFANIKVARDSLCNLILGSPAAKVYSKLRAVTARLAERF, encoded by the coding sequence ATGCAGTCCAGTGAAGGTCCTAGTTCCATGGAAGTCGAGGCAATTGCAAATGGAGCCGGTTCAGCTTCTGGGACATTGCCACCAATGCCGAGATTCAAGGCATTAAAGGCTCATGAGATGTCTGATGGGCAAGTTCAGTTGAGGAGGGTCTCTGTTCCACCACATCGTTACACACCACTGAAGAAAGCATGGATGGAATTGTACACCCCAATTTATGAGCAGATGAAGATAGACATCCGTATGAATCTGAAGGGCCGCAAAGTGGAGTTGAAGACCAGACGTGACACACCTGACATTAGTCATCTCCAGAAGTGTGCGGACTTTGTTCAGGCCTTCATGCTGGGATTTGATGTCATAGACGCCATTGCCCTTCTGCGGTTGGATGAGCTTTATGTGGAGTCCTTTGAGATCAAGGATGTCAAAACACTTAGAGGTGAGCACTTGTCTCGTGCTATAGGCAGGCTGTCAGGGAAAGGAGGTAGAACAAAATTCGCGATTGAGAATGCGACAAAGACTAGGATTGTGATAGCAGACACAAAGATCCACATATTGGGATCTTTTGCAAACATAAAGGTCGCCAGAGACTCTCTTTGCAACCTTATCCTAGGATCCCCTGCTGCTAAAGTGTATTCAAAACTAAGAGCTGTTACTGCTAGATTGGCAGAAAGGTTTTAG